Proteins from a genomic interval of Lycium ferocissimum isolate CSIRO_LF1 chromosome 2, AGI_CSIRO_Lferr_CH_V1, whole genome shotgun sequence:
- the LOC132047470 gene encoding probable LRR receptor-like serine/threonine-protein kinase At3g47570, which yields MEKHIFFMILLFMVTYFSVSISVASSNETNQEFLLAFQNLVTSPSLFLAKNWTRDISFCSWFGVTCNLKKQRVVALALPNLQLEGTISQSLTNLSFLKELNLGNNNFHGGIPYGIGHLPCLRVLDVQNNQLQGTVPTSLFQHQRIRVISLACNKLSGSMLKETWNALELRVFGSHKQ from the coding sequence ATGGAGAAGCACATTTTCTTCATGATTCTTCTCTTTATGGTTACATATTTCTCCGTTTCTATATCGGTTGCTTCCTCAAATGAGACTAACCAAGAATTCCTACTAGCTTTCCAAAATCTTGTTACAAGTCCCAGTCTCTTTTTGGCCAAGAACTGGACCAGGGATATTTCTTTTTGCTCTTGGTTTGGTGTCACTTGCAATTTAAAAAAGCAAAGGGTTGTGGCCTTGGCTCTTCCTAATTTGCAACTTGAAGGCACAATTTCCCAATCCTTGACAAATTTGTCTTTTCTCAAAGAGCTCAACCTTGGGAACAACAACTTCCATGGTGGCATCCCTTATGGCATTGGCCACTTGCCTTGCTTGCGAGTGCTTGATGTCCAAAACAATCAGCTCCAAGGAACTGTCCCGACAAGTTTGTTTCAACACCAGAGAATACGCGTAATTTCATTAGCTTGCAATAAACTCAGTGGTTCAATGTTGAAAGAGACATGGAATGCACTGGAGCTCAGAGTCTTCGGATCTCACAAACAATAG